The genome window CCTAGTCCCCTATTTTACCAACACTATTTATTTTGCGAgagcattttaaagtaaatttcctctttttaaagacTACCAATCCTATGGGATTAGGGTCCCAcacttatgacttcatttaacctcaATTACCCCGTAaaagccctatttccaaatacagtcacattgggggttagggtttcaacatatgaatatggGTATCAGACACAATTTAGTCTATAGCAGCCACCTTAGAGCCAGAGATGGAAGCCAACAGCAAAGATACCCCACCTTCTTGTCTACCTACCTCATATTGTCCAAGCCACTATATTTTGGTTCTCTTCATTACAGGAACTTAGCCTACTTCTTAACTGActcatacatgtatatatttacaaaggTTCCAAGGAACaagaagaaaagtataaaataatggCTTCTAAAGGGTTACTATTGCTTGCTACAAGGGTAggagaggtgaagaaactgaaatatgaGTTTTGAGGGGAAAAGCTATCGAACAGCATTTCAAGTTTTACAATCGCACCTAACATTCCGATGACTATGAGAAACatacttttttcccattttgtaagCAAAGGCCTAAAACAGCAAGAATATTTATAGTGGGACTCTTACTTATAATGTAGCATCACACCAATTCCAGCCCTCCCTCCAGAccagttttccttctttcccctcctccctccctcattctgcAGTGGGGATGCTGTGTCCCAGGGCAGGCCAGGGAGTAAAGTACAACAAGTACAGCCTGGTGCTGCTGGATCATCTTTCCagggttttatttttagtctCCTCTCTGTAATCCAAGGCCAGAGTGGGGTTTTCCTTGGGAGGGGGAGGGATTTCCATAGTGACCATGGAAGGTGTTTTCACCCTTCCTACTGGTAAAATGGCATCAGGGGTCCCCATCGGTTCAAGATAGGCACCCTGACTGTATAGTGACAAGGACAGAGGCAACCAGGCAGAAGAAAGTAACCTTTGCCCTCTTCTGCAGCAGGTTGGCGCTCAGGCTCCAGGAGGCATGGGAACTGGGCACTCTGGTGGACCCGGCGCCGATCGCCCTGGGGCACGTACAGAGCGTGGGAAGCTGGGTACACCGACGGGCAGATGCTGGTGAGCCTGCTGTGTTCCTCCTCTGCTGTGGTCACACGGTCCAGTGATGGGAAGAAACCGGGGTTCCCCAGGTCTTTGGCGGTCATGTGGGGTCTTTTGAAGGTGGGGTATCCATCCTCTAgcttggggttggggttagggatGGGCCTATAAAACTCTTTTTCCCGGAGTTGGTTCTCTAGCTTCACTTGCTGTGGGAACAAATCATACACAAATGGAGGGCTGAGAGAGGTGGAAAGCAATGCAGCTTCCTTAGAAGTATCCCAAACAGAGcatacttttctttatttaaaaaaaaattctaaattggtTTCTGCATGATAATATACACAACAGAGGGAAATACTGAAATAATACAAAAGggttaataatgaaaaattgtccttcccaccctcctcctcccttggTTTCCAAATCCAGAGGCAACCACTATCATCGGAggtttttgtatctttttagcaatattttctgtacatgtaaatatatatgtatatatatatggcccTGGTTTGTACATAAATGACTCATATTATAATTCCAGTCTGCACTTCGCTTCCACTAAATACTGTATCTCAGAAATTGTTCCACCTTTGTTTGTGTAgatcttattattttttgtggAGATACCTGAAGATAGGAAAAGAATTCTTAAACAAGACTTAAAATGACTAAACgataaaggaaaagactgatacatctggttatattaaaataagaatttctatTCACTGGAAgacagagtgaaaagacaaactaccAACTGGAGAAGAGTTTTGCCACATATATAGCTGACAAATGAAAGATGCCAGAATTTAAAGGACTCCtgcaaatgaataagaaaaagacaaacaattcactagaaaactggacaaaagacatggaaagatgtttcacagaataataaatattcataaacaaGTGAGAAGATGCTGAACCTCATTAATAATCAGTGAAATGAGAATTACGACAGGAAAATGTTGTTTCAAACCCACCAAATtggcaaacattttaaatgtctgatAATAGTAAGTAATGGCAAGATTAGAGAGTGGCTGTTCTGGAAAACAGTGATGTGCCCTACGACAAGTCCCTCATTCCATTCTGCGATGGGTGAACTTGTGCACGTGACGATGTTCATTGTAACGTTTGGGAGTGGGAGCGTCACAAAAAAGTAATTAACCCAAATGTTGACCAACAGGAGAAGGGACAAATAAATGGTGGCATATTCATGCAGTGTAATACTCTACAGCAGAAAATGAAGGATATGTCATAATGTTGAGCAAACAATAAAAGTCACAGAAGAATACAAATAATATGATTCAATATATAATAAAGTGCGTAAAAGGCAAGTCTAAACAATTTGCTATCAGTGCTGTTTAAACCGTAAGTGTATATTATTTACACTCTTCTGTATACATGACATATATTTGAtgtaccttttaaaatacatacacacacatacacgtaaaAGACCTCTTAGATCTCTTGGCATCAGGTATTATTCTAAATAAGTGTCTCCAATGTCCAcacttataataaaaatgaaataaagatgatTTCACTGAGCAAGTGAATGGAAGACAGGACTCAGTAACTTCTTACCTCTTGTGGTGTGACCCTGGAGTACTTGTGCTTCCCAAAGGGTTTATAGTTGACCATATAGGTGCTTTGATATATGTCTAAATCCACAGGGGCCTAGAGGATAAGGGCGAATACAAAGCAAGAGATCCCGTTGTGTGTACCTCCATATAAAGGCATCAGTGGCCTGACATTCATAGTCCTTCATGATCTGGCTTCTACTGGCCTTTCCCACCTCACCCCTGGGCTCCCCTCCATACCATCCGTATTCCAGCctcacttctttcctctcttcacaTGTACCTGGCACATGCTCTCATCTCCTGCTGGAAATGCTAGTTGCACTCTTCACTGACTGGCCAACTCCTACATATCCTCCCAGACCCAGATTAAATCTCTCTGCCAAAACATTTCTCCCGCCCTTTTATTCTCCACCTCCCAGGAACTAAActctttctcctctgccttcaAAGCACCTTTAACATCCTGCACTATAGCGCTTAATATGGTGTATTATAATTGATTTAATGAAATGCACTAGATTAGGACCTAATCTTAGACATCTCTGCAGCCTCAAAgcccagcacagtgtctgacacaccAAAGGGGTCTAATAAATGcatgctgaataaataaatgaacctcCAGAAAATGGTAAACCCTTAGCTTTCCTCTacctgtttaaaaaagaaaggaaaaccatttcAAAATGATGACCAGAGGGAGACCCAAAGAGCCTAAGAGCCTGGCCCACCCCTGGGGCTATTTGCTGCCCAATCTTGAGATGGTCACAGGGGACAGAAGCCCACAACACTCACCTGTCTGGGGTACACCACACCTGCCATAGGACACAACCTAGGTACAGACAAAGTTTGTTAGGCCTGCTTCTGCCACAGGCAAGGAAAGCAGCCACTGTCCACAAAGCTGTGCCAACCAAGCATGACTTCCCCGTCCCTTTAGCCCCGTCCTGTAAGTACTCGACCACCCAGGGGTTAGTGATGACAGCAGGGAGAAATGAGCTGGTGGACAACGGCCCTGGGACAAAGGGGCCAAGAATTGGAAGCAATTAGCGCTGTTGAGAACATCAAATTTGCCTCCTAAGCAGAGGTGAGTCTACTAGCAAGGcaagtggtgtgctggtaaatgttcaACAATTATTTTTGGAGGACAAATAAACCCCAATTcatagcatttgccaatttctgtggtgtaaatgcTCCCACCTTGGCTCATGTTGAGCTATCAACATAGTGTTGCTGATGCAGAGTTTTGAAGACGTGTATAGAATGGGCTCTTAGAGCCAGGAGGATCTGACTCCAGTACACAAGTCCCACCAAACCGGGGCTCTGAACTATCTCGAGGAAGCAAGGGTCAAGCCTAGGACTTAGTGGCACCCTGATTCAGAAGCACAGCAAGTTTTCTAGTGGAGATTGGGGGTATCCAGGGTGAAGACAGTTGTGAGGCTCTGCATTCCCAGGGAAATGATAGCGTGTGTAGTTCCAAGCTTGCCCCTGACCCCCAGCCCTGAAGTCCTGTGGAGAGGCTTTACTGCCTGGGGAAGGGGGAACTCCCTGAGCTTCACCCTGTCTTATATTCATGGACCCCTAGGGTCTTGATCGTTACTTCATGTCATTCCCTTGGAACCCTGTCTTGAGCCCCGACTCCATTCAGTGGACTGTGTCCCAAAGGGGTGGTTGCCAGACCTCACCTGGCCCCAGTGTCCACTCCTTTTTGTGCATAGACAGCACCTCCCGGGGACTGGGGACCCGCTTCAGTGCAAACAGCACCTATGCTTCCTTCTGCCAAGGGGAAGATGACGCGCCTGCCCTCCTAACGCCAGGGGCCCCTGTTGCATGGAGAGGCCTGCCACTGTGTCCCACTGCCACACCTGTCTTTGAGGTGAGCCCTGACCTACATGATGCAGGCTGTGTTGGTCACAGTCCCTGGTCATTGTGATTGGGTGTCCTAGGACACCTGAGCCAGCATCAGAAGGGACCTGGGAGGCAAGGGCTTTCCAATACTCTACAGAATCTATCTATTTACAGGACGCAGTCAAACAAACCCCATGTGAATTATGACATCAGACTGTGAGTGACCGAATCTACCTTATACCATAGCCCCTCCAGGGAAAAGCTGGCTCATCCCGCTTTCATCTGTCAAAATTTCACCCTCTTTCATACTCATTAGGATGGCTgtaatccaaaaatgaaaaataacaagtgttggcgaggatgtagagtaACTGGAACCCCTGAAATTGGAACCagcattgctggtaggaatgtaaaatggtgcaacagctatagaaaacagtttggtggttcctcaaaaagttaaatatagatttaccatatgatcctGCAATTCCACTTATGAGTATCTATACACCCAAAACAATTGAAATCAGGGGcttgaacagatacttgtacacccatgtttatagcagcattattcacaatagtcaaaaggtgaaagcaacacaaatgtccatcaacaggtgaatggataaacaaaatgtggcctatctacacaatggaatattattaggctttaaaaaggaaggaaattctaatacatgccacaacatggataaaccaTGAAacacatcatgctaagtgaaataagctagccatgaaaaataaatactgtatgattccacttacatgaggtactaGAGTTATCTaattcctagagacagaaagtagagtagtGCTTGTTAGAGACAAAAGCAAGTGAGGAacggggagttattgtttaatgggtatagagtttcagtttgggaagatgaaagaaCTCTGAAAAAGGATAGTGGTAATGATTGCACAACATTATAAATGTACTCAATGTCACTAAATTGTATccttaaaaatggttgaaatagtaaattttgttacctatttttataatttttaaaaaggctccTCTATTTAAAGTCCACTTCCTCCATGAAGTTCTCCTTGGTCTCTCACTAGATGCTCTCCTTGGTCTCCTTGGTCTCTCACAGactcctttcatttattcaatcgaTCTTTATGGAGCACTTATTTTTTGTTGGGCACTGTTCTGAATCTTGTGCAttcaacaatgaacaaaatagatggAACCCCCTGCTTGCACAGAGCTCACATTCTGGAGAGAGCAAAAGACACAGTAAACAAAGTAATAAGCCATTGAGCCTCCAGCAAATCAATGAAGGGGCatgtaagaaaatgaaagtggGAGTCAGCACTTGAGATAGGAGGCCCGAGAAACCCTCTCTGAGAAGGTGCCGTTAGAGCAGAGATCTGAAACGTAGGAAATCAGCCACGCAAAGATCTGGAGGAGGGGGTATCCTAGCACAGGGGGTATCAGCAAGTGCAAAGCCTGTAAGACAGGACACCTTGGAGCAAGAAGGGACAAGGAAAGGAGTGGGAGAGGACACAAGGCCAAGAGAGGCAGTCTGTTGTGAATCTCCGATTTCCCCCTTCTTTCCATAGTGACATACCAACTTCCCTTTTAGAGAACTTTAGGAATCTTatgttttttcctttgggaatCGTGTGATTTGGGTGGTGCTGACTCTGCTGCAGTTCTAAATAGCATCTTGTCCCCAGAATATTCCATCCTCTAGGCCACAGTGATCGATTATCCCCAACTCCTGGGAAAGcgtctctctctttctgagatGGTGGGCAGTAAGAACCGTGGGAGCCTTGAGCTGCCCGAGGCCATCTGTGTACCATGTGGAAGGAGCTTGGACAACAATAAAATCAACAGAGGAAAGAAGACCCAATAGATGGAGACAGAAACTAACTACATCATGAAGACACTGAACCCCTGGATCCAACCATGCCTGAAGCTTGCTTGCATAGACACAGAAACTGCAGTTTATGTGAGCCCCAATATATTCCTTTTCTTGCTAAAGCCAGTTTTAGTTGAGTTTATGTAACTTACAGCTGAAGCAGTTTCAACAAATTCAAGTTTGGAGAGCTACAGAAGTTATTTCTCCTAACAGACTATGGGATTCTTATGGCAAAGAACTAATTGTTTCTCAGTTTATCCCTTGTGCACTGTCACTTAAGCCTAGGGATTAAGAAGTGCTTGTgaatttaataaaactgaaataaatggcAAAGAACAGGTTAAAAAACAGAATGGCTGTAGAGGGGACAGCTGGGCCCAAACAAGTGATTTTTGTTccttaagaatatatttttcagagGGCTGACCcactggctcaggtggttggagctccgtgctcctaacgcctaaggctgccagttcgattcccacatgggccagtgggctctcaaccacaggttgccagttcgattccttgactcccacaagggttggtgggctcCCCGTCCCCgcatctaagattgaacactttgagctgagctgccgctgaactcccagatggctcagttgtttggagcacaTCCtttctaccacaaggttgccggttcgactcccacaagggctggtgcgctgtgccccctgcaactaagactaaaaggacaacaacttgacttggaaaaagtcctggaagtatacactgttccccaataaagtcctgttcctcttccccaataaaatcatatatatatatatatatatatatatatatatatatatatatatacacacacacatgcacttttttccccccaggaaaaTATTACCAAGTTGATTCTGGAGTTCTCACTCCAAATCCTGAGACTTAACTGTCCTCAGATCCTTGGGTAAATCATGTAAGTTCAGAAGAAGTCAGTTTGATCCTCTGTAACACAGGCATAGAATAGCCACCTAAAATGAATGTAGGAAGTCACATGGATGAGTCTGTGAAGGTATTTGGCATTCTTCATGCCAATATTCACCCGTATGTTCTGAGTTCCTACTTTATGCCAGGTACTGCGCAAAGAGCTACAATTATAGCAGTGAAATAAAACAGACGGTCTCGGCCTTTATGGAGTTACAGTACAACTggagacaaatatataaataatcacaCAAGTGAGTCTTTAAGTACAATTGTGACAAGTGCTGTGACGGGGACATATAGTGTTTGGGGACCTGGATCAGTGTTGGGGGCTAGTCAGGGAGGACTTGCCTCAAGTAGTGACATTTTAACTCAGTCCTAAAGAGGAAGGAGATTCTCTGGCCTGTGTGACTGCTGTAGAGCTGAAGGAGACCGGTCTCCTGTGGAAGAGAGAGCTGCTCTGCTATGGCAGAGTGAGGTGGGATAAGTGTGGCTccagaggaggctggagagggaggTGAGGGCTGTGTCTAGTGGGTACAGGGGGATCAGTTGACTTTATCCTGAGAATAACGGGAAGTACTGGGGAGCTTAAGCAGAAAGATGGTGCGAGAGGATGCACACATGAAAAAGATCGCGGTGGACAGCTGTCTGGGTGAGGAGGAAGAGAGCACACAGGGAGATAAGTTCGAAGGCCACTGGATGACGATGGTGGCTGGGACAGGTAGGAGGTGATGGAGGTTAGATATAGAGGAGTGGGTAGATGCAAGAGCTGGTTTGGAAGGAAACTCTTTAGAGTTCAATCAGTATTAGGAAGCAGCGGGGGTAAGACAGAAAGGTACAAGATGATTCCCAGATATTCGGAGTAAGTCCCTGGGGGTTGATGGTCCTTTGATGAGGTGGGACATGCTGGCAGAGGAGCCAATGTGGAGAGTAAGACCATCTATTGCAGTTGTGCAGCCTGTGTGGCTTCCAAGTGGAGAAGGTGCGTTCACACCTGGGTAAAAGGATCTATAGCTCAGGGAAGAAAGCTCTGGACATGTCATACACACTCTGGAATTGCTGGTCCTATGGGTGGCATTTGAAGCTAACGGAGAGAATTGGCCGTATTTAGGTCCCTCACGTAGCCTCCCACACAGCCCTGCGCTGAACATCCGTTGGTTGCCTCCCTAAAAGAGCGGTCAAGGGCTGACAGAGGGGAAATCGTGTTAGAGAACTGAAAAGGTCAGGGGGTCCATGTACTCAGGCCTCTTTTTAGTCTCTTGTGTTTGCCTCCTTGGCTGTAGGGGGTCTCTGCCGAATCTCCTGCCTTCAGTTAACGCAGCAGGGTTCGCtcagcggggggtggggggtggcgcTCTCCTCGGGAGCCTCTGTGGCCTCTGTTCTTCGTGGAGAATTGAAATGCTTCCTCCATCCCGACGACACCATAGTTGCGAACTTCTGTAAGCTTGGCTGAAACACTGCAAAATGTCACGCTGTGCCACTTTTTAAGCTTTGACAGTGCGGTACATGTTATTTTCCTAAAGAACAAAGCACACGGAAGTTTAGCAGCATGTGAGGGCAGATCTTCTCAACATTTATAAGGGatgaaaaataaaccagaaaataagtcctgctttttttttttttttaaatctaaatcaCATACAAGAGTTGGCTTTAAATTGTGTCGGgtaagataaacaaaattgtgtAACAGAAACCAATGTGAGTGTATTTCTAAAAGCATGGTTCAAgtgaagtaaatatttaaaagcacgCAAAAAGATTGTGTGGACAGGATTCAGTAAAGTGTATAGAAAGCACAGGGCACACCAAAGGCTCTCTGCAAGATCGTCCCCAATCTTCCCAGTGAGGATATTCACCTCTaaatcttcatttccttattgatAAAATAGTTGGCCCAGTACATATTCACAAGGGTTAGATGGGAAAACTAAAGGAGAAAAACGTGTGCAACGACTTGATCTATGGTCTGGTATGCTGTAGGAGTTTAATTACTGCAACCTTCATTCATCTGAGACAGATTCCCTTGGCTTTCCCCGGAGGGAAAGCTGAACCCCACATTTCTGTCTATGCAAATTCAGgttgttaatattgttaaatCACAGGAGGAAATTCTTCTCCCAAACCAGAAGCCCTCGAGTTCCTCCAGGTTTATATTAAAGGGATTACAATCCATTTCCTTCCTAATACGCTAATGCGCTATGGGAAGCCCTCAGGCCAGGGATTAAAGCATTTACGCCTTTAATTAGGAGCAAACCTTCCCTTAGAGCCTGAAACACAAACAGCAAGTCGACACTACAAAGGCCTCCTCCCAGACCACGGGGCTATTGATCCCTCTCCGGGAGCCAGGAGCCTCCCAGGGCTTAGCAAACGCTGCCTTTTCCCAAACGGGGTGCCTTAGCCAGGAGGGCCCTCAGCAGAAATAGAAACCCTTTCACgtgaagaacaaacaaacaaacaaaaacagaggcTGAGTTAATCAGAAGCAGCCCCTGGGGCCCAGCGGGCCCCACGGGCCCTCGGAAGCATGACTGATTCAGGAGGGGGCAAGGTACTAAATTGTCCCACGGCCTGGCTCTTCAGCTAGATCATTAGCTTGCAAGTGGATGGCTCTGAAGATGAAGACATGTTTGTGTTAGAGAGAGGTCTGTCCCCACTGGGATGCCGTCACCAGTCCCAAACCCAGGCTCTGCCAGCCTTTTCCATTTTAGATTCATAGAAACTGGAGGGCCACCTAGTGCAGGGTTTCTCCAAGAGCAGTCCAGTGACCATTGGCTTCAAAGTCCCCTGCTGCCTGCCACCCTCTGTGTCAGACTCTCTTGGGAGAAGAAGCCAACCCCAGAACGTACCTTCTAACAAGCTTCCCTGATGGTGATTTTTAGATTCTTACgcaggcagaggaggaaactgtggCTGGGCCACCCCCAGCTCTTCACAGAGGGGAGGCAGCTGTATCCCAGAGTCTTCCAGGGACTTGTTTGGACAACGGCTGACAGCCAAGCAGGGCCCAGCAGGGGATGTGCCGCGTATGGGGCGGGAGATGTGCACAGAATATGAGAAATGGTACCAAAGGAGCCCATGAAGTTGTGAAATTGACATAAGAGTTTGGCTCTTTGGCTTCATTGGTTAACATGTAAGTACTGGCTGCCTTATGTGAGCAAAGTGTGTGTGGCTCGGTGTCCTGTGTGGAGAAGCAGGAAGGGGGTGTTGTTGGGGTGAtgataaaagatgaaaaacacaaGGCTCCTGCCATCTAGCACTGTATGCACTgctgagggggaggagggaagaagcgCCCAAAAAGAGGAATGAGGAAGAACAGGTAGGAGAGTGCAGAAGCAAGGGCCATCGGGTATAGAGAAGGGACTCGAGAAACAGAGGAGAGATGAGGTGATGAAATCGAGTCTTAAATGAACAGCCTCCTTTTGTCCAAATCTGACCTGTCACTGAAAGTTCAGCCAACACCTGACTTCTGGTGGGAACCACTTCCTGCCCACTCCTACTTGtccatttcccttttctctgaatATTGATGACACTCCAGCAGAGATTTGTTACTAAATTGATGCCATTTCCATGTCTTGATTTAGCTATGCCTTTTttacttcaacaaaatatttgaactGCCTTTTGCCTCTGGTTTCCTCTGAGCCTACCCGACTAGTCCTGTAACTGCTAGACACTCAGTACCGCTCTTTGGTGGCTTGGGGGATTTTTAAGATCAGGCTGAAAGGGCAGGCTGGGGCTGGACACTGAAGACCCTCGATGCCAGGCTAAGGATTGGAACTTTCAGAGAGAGGCTGTGCGCAGAGAAGAAAGAGCTTGAGAATTAGATGATTTTGCATTTGAACCCAGCTTTTCCACTTACAAACCATGTGTCCATCCTTAGGTAAGTGCCTTGTATTCGCTTCTCAGTTTCCTTCGTTAGTGgtcaaatgggaatgaaaataccTGCCTGGCAGGGGAATGGAGTAAAATGCTGTGACCATTCTGCTCCGCAGCGTGCTCAATAAACGAGAGTGGGCGTGAAACTTGTCACTCAACAGAACACGGATGagaaggactttttaaaagaagactaGTGTGGGGAAAGTGTGCAGCACAGACAGGAAAAAAGGAGAGTGCAGAAGAAATGACAACAGCTGGAGGCTCCCGCCTTCAGCCGGGCACTTGAGAATTGACTGG of Rhinolophus sinicus isolate RSC01 linkage group LG05, ASM3656204v1, whole genome shotgun sequence contains these proteins:
- the SPMIP9 gene encoding protein SPMIP9 — its product is MAGVVYPRQAPVDLDIYQSTYMVNYKPFGKHKYSRVTPQEQVKLENQLREKEFYRPIPNPNPKLEDGYPTFKRPHMTAKDLGNPGFFPSLDRVTTAEEEHSRLTSICPSVYPASHALYVPQGDRRRVHQSAQFPCLLEPERQPAAEEGKGYFLLPGCLCPCHYTVRVPILNRWGPLMPFYQ